Within Dictyostelium discoideum AX4 chromosome 4 chromosome, whole genome shotgun sequence, the genomic segment atgattttttttttttttttttttttttttttttgaaatgttacaattattgtttaaaaaattattaaaaaatgaatttgatttaaaaaaatgttggaaaagtaaaaaaagatttagaaagaGGTTAGTTCAAAACATTTTTGATACTATGTTTTTGTCTGGAAAGTctctctttcttttctttattcATGTAGTATAGTCCACATTCATTGCATAGGTCAACTACAACACCATTATCTGTACCTCTTCTCCAATATGGAGTTTCGGTTACTTTACAGACATAGCAATTTTCTGGAAATATCCTTGGTGGTCTTTCTTTTACCTTGCTTTCTTCTGTGATATCATCAGTGGTTGTAGTAGTACCGATAATATTGGAGTCAGTAGTAGTAATGggagtggtggtggtggtaatggcAGTGCTAACATTTCCTTTTGTCTTGGTTTTGGAAATTCCTTTTGtttttgatgatggtggtttAGAATCATTTGAATCCAATGGTGGAGTATTATCGACATTGTCTTCATCACTATCATCTTTGTCTTGATCATCTTTTtgatcatcttcttcatcatcactacTATTCATATCAATTGGTTTGGAACGTACACCACGtgtttttggttttgaaaCTAAGGcggaattattatttttggtaAGTGAATTGgaagtggtggtagtagtagtggtagtgttAGTGGGAGTTGAAGTAGAAGTGGAAGCAGTGGAAAGAGCAACACTGGTATTAACAGGGTTAACTGATAATGAGGCAATGGCTGTGGTAATGGCGTTTTCATTGATTGTGTTTTGACTGGTATTAACACTATTAACTGGTAAAAGTAATTCTGATGTATCGCTAGAATATTGTAATTCCAAACACTCTAGCTCAGCATTCAAACTGGCTTCAAGAGCATCAAATTCTTTCAATGTTACATGGAAGTCTTTTAGGAGCATTGGTAAATTCAACGCAAGAGTAGCATTTTCCAAAGCCAATTTAAGATGTCTATGAGcctatattttaaattatttaataaaaaaaaaaaaaaaaaaaaaaaaaaaaaaaaaaaaaaaaaaaaaaaaaaaaaaaaaaaaaaaaatgaaaataataaaaataaattaataaaataaaaataaaaaaaataatttataaaaataataataataataattacatttttataaataaacattCTTTCCGATTTAATTgtataaattaattcatggatatctctttctctttcggatttataatttttaattggttgttgtagttgttctGGATTTCGTCTAagttttttttctaaattttttccAAAGGATTCAAGGTTAAATGATTGCatagtttttctttttcccattataaaattataatgtgTGGATTCTATTTGGTGTTGGAGAAAAATAATTagtgaaataaaaaaaaaaaaaaaaaatttataaaaaaaaaaaatttgaaattattttaagctttttatatattttttttttttttttttttttttttgttcttttaaatgatttcttGGTAGGATATGGTATTTATCCATTTTTGGAGttttaaattaatgaaaagaatagtatttgatttaaaaagaacctttttactattttttgtttttgtcctattaaatttaatgatatttatcatttttttttgattttttagattttttagattcatcttttttttatttctcagatcatattttattttatttttattttttattttttattttttttttcaattttctttttttttttttttttcaaaaacccaattttttttttccaaacccattttttttttttttttttttttttttttttttttttttctcaaatgGAAAAGCATCCTACAACaccaaatacaacaacaaccacattAATGACAAAAACAATACACAATAActacaacaataatattaacgaCAACAACTAGTTTATGAAAGCAATAGGAGTTTTAGAAAGGTTGGCACAATGCTATCATTAGGGGTCATTTGTGGCGATAGTAGATTTCACAACAACCACTAATACTACACAACCAAAAGAAAAACCACTTTGTGGAACAGATGAGATTATCAACTGATAACAATAACACAATACAAGCAGTTAAAAGCATCCatttggtttatttgaaGCAACATCAACCATTTTATCGAGCGTAATCAACATTAAACCAAttatttcatcattatcaggTAGTCAAACttcaacaataaaataaaaataaaaataaaaataataataataataataataataataatatcctCAATTCACTTTTAGAATAATCAATCTTCatataatcattattaaaagaacaaGAACCAGAACCAGAACAACAACCATTTAAGAGTTCATAATTCGAATGGTCACCAAAATTAGCAAGAGAAGGATATCAATTCCTTCCATCAAAGAACTATCAAAGAAACCTGATAAAGAATTATCAACAATTCAAGGTTTGCAATTTTAAGAGATGGTTGTTGATTAGTATTCCAATTTATTTACCAGGTTAAACGAATTTAGTTTGATCAGATTAAATACCTGctcaataaattttttaatttcctcacacttcaaataaaatataaataaataaaaaataattattattattattattattattattaattctttttaacaatatgaaaaaatcattgaatgtttattatttttatttttatttttttgtggtgataatatatataatataatatgaacaacaaatgaaaataaatcaaaccCCACCAAACAAAACATCATATTACAATAGTTTTGGTGggcaaatttattttatttttttagggtcgttttaaaaaaaaaaaaaattatgtgtggttagaaattaaaaaaattattatttatttttattattattaacgaATTACAAAACTTTCAAGCTCACCCTGATTCTAcacatttgaatttatagatttttataattaatgatttttaatattggattttatttttattttaaatctaatattagaaatcatttttagggtaatttgattgaaaattcagaaaaaactattttttatttttttttaatttttttttttttttttttaaaaaataaatttggaaCCACCaaagtttctttttttttttgatgttcTTAGAAGATGACATAAGAAGATCAgcaatttaattattacaattaaaaaattagataataaaaatgatttgttgttaaaaaaaaaaaaaaaaaaaaaaaaaaaaaaaaaaaaaaaaatgcaaaGATTGATTcttatttaaagttttttttttttttatttttaatcattaaataaaaaacatacaaataaataaataaaaaagtaaaaaaaaaaaaaaaaattaaaatgaattcaattgaaaataataataataaaaataataataaaaataataataagatttGGTTAATCACAGGAACATCAAGTGGCATTGGTTTAGAATTAGTAAAGAAGTTGTTAACATATGGTTATAAAGTTTCAGCATTAACTCGTAGACCAGAAGAGATTGAAAAAGAgattaaagaaattcaatttgaaaaagataatttattaattgttaaaactgatattacaaataatgaaTCAGTAAAGAGTGCAGTAGAAGAGACTATTAAACAGTTTGGTAGAATTGATGTATTGGTGAATAATGCTGGTTATGGTTTGGTAGGTTCAATCGAAGAGTTATCAGATTCAGACGTTAGAAAGATATATGATGTAAATGTATTtggtgttttaaatttattaagaaATTCAACACCACATTTTAGAAAACAAAAATCAGGTTTAATAATTAACATATCCTCTCAAATGGGTTGGGATAATATGGAATATTATTCAGCATATAGTTCAACTAAACATGCAGTTAATGCAATTACATTCTCTGCACAAAAAGAGTTAAAAGCATTTGGAGTGAATGTAATATTAGTTAGTCCAGGTGGATTTAGAACTGGTTTCGTTGCTGGTCAACAATCAAACTTTCAAGTACCttcaaaatttattgatGAATATTCAACTCAATCATTCATTGAAatgtttaataaatattcacCATATTCAAAAGGCGATCCTGAAAAAGCAGCTGAACTcttaattaaattaccaacaattgaagaattaccaaataatttattcattgGCTCTGATTCATTATCAGCTGccaaacaacaattacaatcacATTTATTAGAAGCTGAAAAATGGTCTGACCTTTCAATTTCAACTGATTactaaagatattaaaaaaaataaaataaaattaaataaaccttttttgtaaataatacgTTTGTGTAAATAATACTTTTGTGTATAATCTCTTGTGTggtttaattattgaaaaaaatatatatatactaacaataaaaatatacaaaaGATAAAACATCAAACAAATacttatttaaataataaaaaagaatagacaaaaataaaataaaataaaaaaaaaatgaaaagacaaaaataaaaaaaaagtcaaaactcttatattttaaatattattaaaaactgaATTAAcatctataaaaaaaattggaaaaatataaaccatgtaattattttcattttcaacaacatcatcaccatcataaTAAACCAAACTTGCAACcaattcatcaatttcattttgaatATTAGGATCTAAACaatcttcattttcaattacttcaaaaatgaaattgttaaTACTGAGGTTGTTTTTGAATGTGTCACAAGTTGAAAAGTTGCTAGagttatttgaaatttcattaatggTATAATTAAAACTATCATTAACATCGGTTCCTTCTTCTCCACTTTTATCttcttttatattattattaatatttttattattaatattattattattgttaatatcattgttgtttttgttattgttattgtttggTTTAGTTGGTGGTGctatttcattattactattatcttGTTGAGtttgatttgttttatttgaacTGTTACTATCatcactattactattattatcattatttttagatggTAAGTTTTCAGTTTTGATACCTCCATTTACTGTTTGTGATTCTaacttattattatcattatttttattattgttattattattattattattattattataattattattattaatattattattattattattattattattattattattattattttcattattattattttgtttggaaattttattaacaccaccttcaattaataatttatttttcttctccattttctttttatttttcatttttaatttcattttattttcattttcaattgttttttgaaggattaattgttgatcttgttctttcaaaaattgttctaatttctttttatcgtCATCCAATTTTGTAGTATTTAAGGGTTGAGATCTTTGTTTTATCTTTTgtaatttccttttttgtttttctttttctttttctaatttttcttctaattcaaattcttttaataaatcattttgagTTTGAATAAATTGATTATACATTTCTTGGCAAAAATCTCTTTCAATCACTTTTTTAGGATCATCTTTAAAATGTTCGGGTTTAAAAGTAATTTCAATATGATTTGGAATTGAAAAAACTTTtggtaaaatttttaaaacaggACCACCTGTAGATTTTAAAGAACTTAGTTTTTGACTAAATAACCTTTGAATTTCTTCTGCTTTATTCATTTGTATTGGTGGAGAATATTTGGTTggaagatattttttttttagtttttctTTACTTAATTTACAAACATTTTTAAggaatttatttacaaagtaacaattatcattattaagaATTGGTAAATTGATAGATTCATTATCCAATGTTGAAATGATTTCTTGTTTAGATGGAAGATAAAATTTGTTTGTGTTTGGTTCTccaaattgaaatatttcttttgttgataatgatatattacaattataataatattctcTTAAAAATGAGCAAACGGATAAACCAATTTCATTACCATTTTTATCTCTTGAattaagttttttaaatttatcatatgatacatattgttttttcaaacaaagattaaaaattctttttgaaaatttagttAATCTACAGAATTTTGGAAGTAAGAAATCAATTTGAGGAATTTCTCCAGAACATGCAGAGATTTCTATAATTGCATTTTCAAGATTCATTTCAAAATGGCTTGGTAACATTATATTAAGTAAATCTGATACATccaaatttacaattgaatTCCATTTAAACTTTTCTAATTTCACTAAAGATTCTAAATCCAACATTAAAATTCTTAGAATCATTATCTTTTtaccaatatttttaattttatttgaaataccaTCATTCCCAACTTGAGATTTCAACCCAGTTGATACTTTAATATATTCactaataattgaattataaattctccattgatcaattattttgaatttaaaatgaatGAAACCTTGAAAACGATCATGGGCTTCACGAATATCAAtcattggtttattatttgggACATAATCAATATCGGTGACATCataatattgtttaattaataatgctGCCACTGTTAAAACATcacttcttttaatttttgtaattaaataatttgaaatctttgttttgaaaaaagtACTTTTATTATAACCAAATTTTAACAGTACTTTATAAAAATCTGGACCATTCTCTTCATAGTTGTCCCATCCACCAGCAAAAATTTGAACCATTAATTCCAATGCATTAATGTCATTCAATTTAATTGcttcatcaattaaattgaaattgaataataattttttttcatatagtATTTCATAGAATTCTCTATCGTGACAATTTAAAAGTAATCTATTAATGtctttaaatgataaaacaaatttactACCTTGTTTCATTAACTCttttaatttagaaaattcttttttttttattaaatctttcaCTTTATTTGCAAGAGAAGTATCAATTGGAAagtcatttttaaaaatttgaaaagtttttttagttttatttgcaTTATGTGGAGgtacaaaaattaaagatttaaaagatgacatcttgaattaaaaaaaaaaaaaaaaaaaaagattaataattaaattttttaaaagtatagtttttttatttttaatttttttttatttacaattttaccttttataattatattattagttttttaattttttaattattttttaattttttataattatttatttgttgaatgtatttttgttaatagattttttagttttttttttactttgaataaattaatataaaagttAAGTATATAAATCAAAGTGatgtattaaaaattataaatataaatataaataataataataattaaaaaaaaaaaaaaattacaataaaaacaaaattagatgattataattttttttttaccacttTTCCCACaccaagttttttttttttttttttttaattcacaCCCCAACACAATTATGATTTCACCTAATAATTGTGTATGGTGATTATTTTtgtattcaattaaaaaaaaaaagaaactatTTTTGTAAAGTATATTTTTAGCATTTAAATTAGtttgtatttaatttaaaaaaaaaactattattaaaattttaccccagttatataataaaaaaaaaaaaaaaaaaaaaaaaaaaaaataatcattaatctttttttttttaactgatgatgttaaaaaattcaaccaCTAAAATTTCCTTTAATtttgtatataaaaaattctcACAACCTATTGTATCAATAATGTTTACctcattttatatttaagaGAAACACTTAATTTGCATCTTAAAGGTTTCCACACAAAgtgtaaattaattttttataagtAGTtgaatagtaataaaatgaaaaatttaatccCAATCATCATTATAAGTACCAATgctatttcatttaaaaaaaaaaaaaattcaaattgaaaacaaagttaaaaataaataattacaaaaacaatGAATGAcattaaattgtaaaaaaaaaattaattgacaataaatatatttccaaacccatttttttaaatctggtTTGGAATCGTTTCAGATTGTGTGGGTGTGtgtattttaaatttcaaaaaaaaaaaaaaaaaaaaaaaattaaataattaaattattatttttatgtgacccaaatgaaaatgaatagtataaataatcattttttctttttgaaaataaactaataataaaaataataaaaaaagtaaagatAAACATctcttaaaataaaattaatctaCAGAAGTCCGTTTTGGTTTTTCTGTTGAAATTGAaaggtttattatttacaaaaaggtttatttattttttttttttttttttttttttttttttttttttttttttttttttttaatatttttaataatcagtTGAAATTGAAAGGTCATACCATTTTTCAGCTTCTAATAAATgtgattgtaattgttgtttggCAGCTGATAATGAATCAGAGCcaatgaataaattatttggtaattcttcaattgttggtaatttaattaagAGTTCAGCTGCTTTTTCAGGATCGCCTTTTGAATATGGTGAGTGTTTATTAAACATTTCAATGAATGATTGAGTTGAGTATTCATCAATTAACTTTGAAGGTACTTGAAAGTTTGATTGTTGACCAGCAACGAAACCAGTTCTAAATCCACCTGGACTAACTAATATTACATTCACTCCAAATGCTTTTAACTCTTTTTGTGCAGAGAATGTAATTGCATTAACTGCATGTTTAGTTGAACTATATGCTGAATAATATTCCATATTATCCCAACCCATTTGAGAGGATATGTTAATTATTAAACCTGATTTTTGTTTTCTAAAATGTGGTGTTGAATttcttaataaatttaaaacaccaAATACATTTACATCATATATCTTTCTAACGTCTGAATCTGATAACTCTTCGATTGAACCTACTAAACCATAACCAGCATTATTTACTAACACATCAATTCTACCAAATTGTTTAATAGTCTCTTCTACTGCACTCTTTACTGAttcattatttgtaatatcagttttaacaattaataaattatctttttcaaattgaatttctttaatctctttttcaatttcttctgGTCTACGAGTTAATGCTGAAACTTTATAACCATATGTTAATAACTTCTTTACTAATTCTAAACCAATGCCACTTGATGTTCCTGTGATTAACcaaatctttttattattattattattatttccaattaaatccattttaatttatttattttaatttacttttttatttaaaaattgaatattttttatttatttgtttatttaatgttttttattttaatgattaaaaaaaaaaaaaaaaacttttaaataagAAACAATATatgcatttttttttttttttttttttttttttttttttaacaaatcaTTTTTGTcatctaattttttaattgtaacaATTAAATTGTTGATCTTCTAagaacattaaaaaaaaaaaaaaataaccgcaaatttatttttaaaaaataaaaaatatcttctaaaacatttttttttatttttttttaatattctaAGAAGGTGACACAAAAAGATCAACAAtttctcattttttttttgatgttcTAAGAAGATGACACAAGAAGATcaacaatttaattattacaatttaaaaattagataaaaaaaatgatttattgttaaaaaaaaaaaaaaaaaaaaaaaaaaatgcaaaGATTGATTcctatttaaaagttttttttttactcattaaataaaaaacatacaaataataaataaataaataaataaataaattaaaatgaattcaattgaaaataataataataaaaataataataaaaataataataagatttGGTTAATCACAGGAACATCAAGTGGCATTGGTTTAGAATTAGTAAAGAAGTTGTTAACATATGGTTATAAAGTTTCAGCATTAACTCGTAGACCAGAAGAGATTGAAAAAGAgattaaagaaattcaatttgaaaaagataatttattaattgttaaaactgatattacaaataatgaaTCAGTAAAGAGTGCAGTAGAAGAGACTATTAAACAATTTGGTAGAATTGATGTGTTGGTAAATAATGCTGGTTATGGTTTGGTAGGTTCAATCGAAGAGTTATCAGATTCAGACGTTAGAAAGATATATGATGTAAATGTATTtggtgttttaaatttattaagaaATTCAACACCACATTTTAGAAAACAAAAATCAGGTTTAATAATTAACATATCCTCTCAAATGGGTTGGGATAATATGGAATATTATTCAGCATATAGTTCAACTAAACATGCAGTTAATGCAATTACATTCTCTGCACAAAAAGAGTTAAAAGCATTTGGAGTGAATGTAATATTAGTTAGTCCAGGTGGATTTAGAACTGGTTTCGTTGCTGGTCAACAATCAAACTTTCAAGTACCttcaaaatttattgatGAATATTCAACTCAATCATTCATTGAAatgtttaataaatattcacCATATTCAAAAGGCGATCCTGAAAAAGCAGCTGAACTcttaattaaattaccaacaattgaagaattaccaaataatttattcattgGCTCTGATTCATTATCAGCTGccaaacaacaattacaatcacATTTATTAGAAGCTGAAAAATGGTATGACCTTTCAATTTCAACTGATTACTAAAGAtattagaaaaataaataataaaattaaataaacctttttgtaaataataaaaccttttaatttcattaaaaaaaaaaaaaaaaacaataataaataaaaaaaaaagataacaTGTTTGGTATGTTCGGTGGATTTATGTCACCCCTTAAGAACCCCTTTGGCCACTTCATCTCAATGGATGGAAACTATAATCTTTTCCAATCAACCCTATAGCTTGTAGTCACACAAACAGACTGTCTTCAAATTCATCTAATGGATTTGATGATTGAATTGTCCAGTAAGGAATATAGAATAtggtcttttttttattaaaaaaatgaaaatattaaaataaaatgattttattagaattttttattatttttatttattactattattattattattattatcattattattattattattattattataattatttttataaaataaatattaattaaaaaaattagtttcccttttaaacaaaaatcgATCAAAACTTGATgtagaattttaattttagaataATATAACcaaatcaaatatttatttaaattttatgaaattataaataaaaatggtgaaattggatttgatttacatttttctaaaattaaaatccaACGACAAGTTTTGATGAATTATAATGTATTTTAAAGAGAAGATGgcttttttcattaattatcTACGaaataattttgtaatatcattattaacttTTGATTTGAAGGTTATGGATTTATGTATATCAATAGTATCCCAAAATAATTACATCAAATGGTGTCAGCAAAGCCATGGCATCTTTCTTTGATGGAGTTAACTTGAGTACTTTGGTTATAACCATCGTTAACTTTCAAaccataataatttttaattttaccaaatcatatttaatatttggttTGAAAATTAACGATGGTTATAACCAAAGTATATATTTAACTTTCAAAAATGATGGATCCCTATGTTTCAATTACATATAAACCAAAATCAactaaatcaaatttaaaacaattaattatttttataaataaaattaatgaaaaaataaaaataaaataaaataaaacttacttTGTAATTTGGATTTTCAATCAAAgaattactatttattaaatctatttattattatttttattattattattgttttaattcttgtataataatttttttttttttttttttttttttcaccattttttaattatttttatttaataatattaatgtgCTACAAGTAACATCCATAAAATAGCAAGTGGTGTGTTCAAAGGGTAGGAgattgtgttttttttttagggtgtgggaaaattttttgaaaaaaaaaaaataaaaaaaaactaaatcaaaatcaatatttcaTATTAATTTGGTTTTACTATAAAAACACTCAAGcaaattataaaacaaaaaaatttgataataattgtttctggtgttgttttttttgaaaccttgttttattattcggttttcaaaaaaaaaaaaaaaaaaaaaaaaaaaaaaaattttataaacaaataaatgatggattttctttatttttttaccacaaaaataaattattttaaaaaaggttgCTATATTGcagcattttttttttttttttttttttttgttttttttgaaaaccaaataataaaaaaaaaaaaaaaaaaagatataattattctaataatgatactattatttaaaaaataaagaaaaatattaaaagaaaaagtagCCAACAATCTAAACAAAACATTGGATATAAAAATTCTTTAGATTAATTAAGTATTagataaatttatttgtaaacattaatgatgatagta encodes:
- the gtaQ gene encoding GATA zinc finger domain-containing protein 17; its protein translation is MGKRKTMQSFNLESFGKNLEKKLRRNPEQLQQPIKNYKSERERDIHELIYTIKSERMFIYKNAHRHLKLALENATLALNLPMLLKDFHVTLKEFDALEASLNAELECLELQYSSDTSELLLPVNSVNTSQNTINENAITTAIASLSVNPVNTSVALSTASTSTSTPTNTTTTTTTTSNSLTKNNNSALVSKPKTRGVRSKPIDMNSSDDEEDDQKDDQDKDDSDEDNVDNTPPLDSNDSKPPSSKTKGISKTKTKGNVSTAITTTTTPITTTDSNIIGTTTTTDDITEESKVKERPPRIFPENCYVCKVTETPYWRRGTDNGVVVDLCNECGLYYMNKEKKERLSRQKHSIKNVLN
- a CDS encoding glucose/ribitol dehydrogenase family protein (Similar to SDR) yields the protein MNSIENNNNKNNNKNNNKIWLITGTSSGIGLELVKKLLTYGYKVSALTRRPEEIEKEIKEIQFEKDNLLIVKTDITNNESVKSAVEETIKQFGRIDVLVNNAGYGLVGSIEELSDSDVRKIYDVNVFGVLNLLRNSTPHFRKQKSGLIINISSQMGWDNMEYYSAYSSTKHAVNAITFSAQKELKAFGVNVILVSPGGFRTGFVAGQQSNFQVPSKFIDEYSTQSFIEMFNKYSPYSKGDPEKAAELLIKLPTIEELPNNLFIGSDSLSAAKQQLQSHLLEAEKWSDLSISTDY
- a CDS encoding hypothetical protein (Similar to Rhizobium loti (Mesorhizobium loti). short-chain oxidoreductase), with product MDLIGNNNNNNKKIWLITGTSSGIGLELVKKLLTYGYKVSALTRRPEEIEKEIKEIQFEKDNLLIVKTDITNNESVKSAVEETIKQFGRIDVLVNNAGYGLVGSIEELSDSDVRKIYDVNVFGVLNLLRNSTPHFRKQKSGLIINISSQMGWDNMEYYSAYSSTKHAVNAITFSAQKELKAFGVNVILVSPGGFRTGFVAGQQSNFQVPSKLIDEYSTQSFIEMFNKHSPYSKGDPEKAAELLIKLPTIEELPNNLFIGSDSLSAAKQQLQSHLLEAEKWYDLSISTDY
- a CDS encoding hypothetical protein (Similar to Rhizobium loti (Mesorhizobium loti). short-chain oxidoreductase); amino-acid sequence: MNSIENNNNKNNNKNNNKIWLITGTSSGIGLELVKKLLTYGYKVSALTRRPEEIEKEIKEIQFEKDNLLIVKTDITNNESVKSAVEETIKQFGRIDVLVNNAGYGLVGSIEELSDSDVRKIYDVNVFGVLNLLRNSTPHFRKQKSGLIINISSQMGWDNMEYYSAYSSTKHAVNAITFSAQKELKAFGVNVILVSPGGFRTGFVAGQQSNFQVPSKFIDEYSTQSFIEMFNKYSPYSKGDPEKAAELLIKLPTIEELPNNLFIGSDSLSAAKQQLQSHLLEAEKWYDLSISTDY